The window ACAAGTAATCTAAAAGTCTGTTTggatttaatcaataaaaaaatatttttcaataatacattctcttttaacttatttggaaattatatgtgaatttagtttttaaaataaattattttataaataaatatttaaaaaattcattattataaaacCAAAAGTGATAGGGTTTGAATGTAAAAGTAGTTTTGTATGAGGTAGGGATGAGGGTTTGGTGAAAGGGTTCACTAAATAGGGTTAGTTGGGGGCCATGTCCCtaaatttaatgtatattGATAAAGAATTTAATGccattttgaaagaaaaatcaatttcagAGCTATCATTAAATGATAAACCCCATTTTGCCCAGCTGGCTGACACTCCTTACACcgcatttttctttttctttttctttctttctcatttcttacccaaaaaaatttagaaaaatgtacgaatttaaattatatcaaattaaactataaaattttggacagtatcaatttataaaattaatgtaagttttatattgatttatgtataaaagtttgaagtttaaacTGATACCTTtattaaagtttgtttaaattaataaatataaatagatatgaaattttattttatacattaaATATACTTCTTTGGTCAACaatggtttaaattttgtttaaatttaattagtcatgtatttttcataaatctttctttttattgaaaataattataacttttatgtaagaaaacaaagtataTGTGAATATCATCCTAAAATATAGACGAAAAATGTTATGgataataaatagttttttaaagaCATAAACTACcattaagaattaaattaaaaaatttaaacatttaaaacgacgaaaatgttgaagattcaatattaaagaaaaaaaaacaaaatttacaaaccAACATTGTAAACAATATATGTTGATggattctaataaaaaaatttaaagaaaagccaaataaaaaaaaaaagtaattttacgCTTATTAACACAAgctaaaatgttatttttactatatttacacatataaaaaaaaattgattgttcCTCGTGTGTCCTACAtggagtttctttttttagtataataaaaatatggatgCACTTCTCGCTTTGATAACGAACTTatagaaatataaatgtattgatgaaaatattaacatatcgacaaataatttatactaATGTATATCAAACACActacactttattttttatttacgtTAATTTGCCTCTAGTCGTCACTTTGGCTATTTCgagaaaattaattcaaactcctaacataatatataagttaagaTGACTATAAATGTCTTTGTTTACCTAATTATCGAAACCCCTTTTATAGTAAGAGTTaactcaataataatattgaaggTTTGATTTCTATCTTCAcaattgttgtactaaaaaaactttttataagTTGCTCAATCTATTAGTGATTcacaacatttttcattttatttcgtttaaaatcatatatacaCATTGAAACTAccaattcataattttaaatcgaGTTCAAACAAGTAAATACAATAACTAGTACTGTACTAATGTCATGAGATGATATATCTCCTAATTAACTTCCTCCTATTATATTTAACAACGAGATCTCGTTTTGTAGCTTTATGACTAGTTCGAcgtcaatatattttaaaaattctatattcgaaaattaatacatattaatattataattaacaacataataaaaatgtagaaattaaattttaaaaaaccaaagcTAAAATGTTACATTTAActcaatatttcttttatttatacaataaTATGAAGATAGAAGTGGAACGTTCCATCTCGAAATAAGGTCATTCCAATTAATCATTATTCATTAcgaaaaaaatgagaagaagtGGAGCCCAATAAAGGTTTCCATTAGTTTGGGAAATGAAATCGAATGGATTTGAAACACATAGCTCAAAGAGaagggttttgttttgtttccaCATAAATCCATTATTTACTATTATCATTTAATGCTTCATCTCTTCCTTCTCTTACCATTGGAACTACCTCTCTGTGCTCATTCATTGAATCCTCCACACCAACCCCCACTACTTTCccttcaattttcattcattcctTTCCCCTTCCCTTCGTCTCACtgttctaaatatatatatatacatatatcattTTGGTCTCTATACTTTCGACTTTAGTTCATTTTGATTtcataaactttcaaaagtgtAATTTTTCATCGTAATAAATGGACTAATTAAGAtagtcattttttaaagttgaaagacTAAAACGGACATTTTGAAAGTAGAATGACTGAAATGAATTAAAGTCGAAAGTATAATAACCAAAATGAACATTATATAAAGGTAAAAATAGAGTTTAAACCATTAGTatatagagaaagagaagttagggtttttgttttgtttgttttcttttttttcttaatgttatttttgtggatagatatatattaaaagagggagagagaaatggaggtggagagaagaagagggaaaatggaagaggagagaaaaaatgaagagatgaagaagatgggaAATGATTATGATAATTATCATAAAGTTGAAATggtttttagggttttgggATTTGTATTGAGTTTTGTGGCAGCCATTGTTGTGGGACTTAACAATCAAACCAAAGTTGTTCCTCTTGCCGTCTCCCTCAACTCTCCTCCTTTGGATTATACTTTCATTGCTAAATGGCATTACTTGTCTGCTTTTGTGTAAGTCCTCTTTTCTCACTCTCTTTTTATCTCTATTACTATTCTCTCGATCgagtttatttaaaaatttgaacctATAATCTTTCAACAtaggtttgtttttttagtttaattaactTATAGGTGAAGATTCAAACCTTTAACACTTTGGTTGTTAGTAGTGTAACTTGAcgattttgaagtttttcttcGAAAGAATGACTAAATGCTATAGTTTACAAAATATGGACGAACCAAACATTAAAATGATTTGTTAATTTACATTCAAAATTACTAGTTCAAGAAATTGATTACGATGTCTCTTAAAAGACACGTAGATTAATTACCCGTccttttatcaattaataagctattttttttagttcaaacctATGTTAATATTCTCAACTAAAAGATGAGATGTTTGGATCtcgttttttaattttaaaaaaatcttatatgtgttttttaatattggtAGATGTtcgaactaaaaaaaattatattatattgtcttCCATTTCTAATCTTCTCTTCTCAACGTTCAAGTATCCATCTCTGTAACCCATCATATGATGTTTGCTTTctgtttattaatttcataacTTTTGTCACACTCAAACCTAAAGGCAAATGGAACGTTATCTTagataatataaatttgtttttccaaatgattttttagtaagaaatattatattaCTTAGTTCTATTAGTACAATTATTGTGTATGTATATAGTTCCTCAAaataatacacaaatttctaaattataaaattcgTTTTCTTTTGGCAAAAGCAACATTTTGTATGAATATGCATTTATGTCTCAAACccttagatttaattttttgttttctccatttgaaaattttgatatacaattacaaagttatatttataaacgcATAATGTCAACTTGAATGTTGTCTAATTGATTGAGATAgtataatatcaataaaaaatttagaagtttgaatctccACCCTAACGTACCGGTTGAATCTCGgaaatatcatttatattttacttttgagtAATTTGGTCCTattatttctctattttagTCTTTCGCATATTTTAGgttatatatgttttagtGTTAAGTATCTAGTTGAGTAGCGACAACAAACCTTATATAGCATTGTGTGACAAAATAAAGTTTACCTAAGTTTTATCTCCAAATTTCTTTAACATCTAAAAGCATACTGTGTGATTTGTAGGTACCTTTTAGCAACAAATATAATAGCATGTTCATATAGCTTCCTATCGTTGTTCCTTTTGTTGAAAAACAAGAGCAAGGACAACATCTTAGGCTTATTGATCATCGTTCTCGACACGGTCATGGTGGCACTGCTCTTCTCCGGCAGCGGAGCTGCAGGGGCCGTCGGAGTTATCGCTTACCAAGGGAACACACACGTGCAATGGAACAAAGTGTGCGACATATATGGTAGATTTTGCAAGCAAGTAGCAGCCTCTACTGTGCTTTCTCTTGCTGGAGCTGTTGTATTTATGTCCTTAGTTGTTTTGGCTTCTGTGGGCCTCCAAAAGAGGCCCAATTAAATGGGCTGGGCTTTTAGCCTGTCTTTCATCTTCTTGATAGTATGGGCTTTAGGCCCAGTATAAACTTCCCCTGTAGCCCATTAAAGTTAATTAGGTTATCAATTATTGTGGAACTgaaatgttataatttgttACACTTGTAATATCCAAAGGGAgactactttttatttatgtagaatattttatttaccaCTTCGTCTTCTGGTTTAGTAAAGCGAAAAGTAGTATCTACTCGAGTCAAATGTTCGAATCTGtacttgaaaataaagaaaaatagaatttgtgagtatttattataagaaattCTTAAcgtgtttttcaattttaaatgtaaCTTCTTTTTAGCCGAACTTTAGAATATTCGACTTTGGTTGAGgtataaagttaaatttgttaaGTTATGCTTTGTTTGACATATAGGTCTTGGTGCGAATGtatgaaaaaggaagaaaatataacaTGTATAGTTACATTGAAACACGATGTATGTTAAGTGAGATTTCCACcgattattcatttttttgttatataataattaactattaaGTTGTTGTCCACTTGTTACTAATGTTTAGAAAAtcgaaagaaaaataaaattacggtaagaaatttagaagaaataaacttaattttcaaaactaaaaactaaaaattcaaggttctgtttgataaccatttcgttttttgttttttgttttcgaaaattaagtctattttttttcatattcttatAACGATATGCATCGTTTTTAAGTACAAAGTTAAAATGAGTTTGGAACATCGtcctttatcttttttttttaccagtCCTAagacattaaattaattaactaatttttttctattcacacttatttttatattttgattatagaaatgatataaaaaaattaccttaaAATCCCAACTATCCCAatagttttcaattattattatttttttgctatGAATGCAAAGTTAGGTGGGTAGCAATTAGGATGgtattaatatgaaaataattaaatccgTAAATCTAGCACTTTCCTATCGTACAAGAGAACAAGTTCATAGAAacaaatatcattattattgatttgacCCATTtataatcttcaatttttaattatcaatctaaccataaatcaattattataGTGCTCGTACTATCAAGCTCGTGATAAAACAGTTAACCTTTTATAACAAAGAAAGTCATTCTATTGTTGCCACTAATCTCATTTGGTGAAGATATAATCAtatcaaaaaaattgaaaattttgaatgaaactCTATTAAGGTCATAGTTAATATaacacaatttcaaaaacaaatattttcaaacctaaattttaagttctaaaatattttcttcattttttaaaaaaagcttactttacacaaataaatatatacaaaaaagtgaaaaagccAAGTGTTTATGAAACGTGTCTATTTTGCATATCTACTTGCACTTAATAACTATGAAGCAAAATTTAATACTGTGTACTAAGTCATATCAATTTGAATTACCAAGAGTATCCATAAGTCAATCCTCTCATAAATGAAAACGGCTgggttgtttttcttttccaagtTGGtccattaatttaaaattataatttatcgttaaattttttattcaaaccaaaataaacataatcCAACTAACATAATACCTAAATGATAACTTCGTAATAGTTTTTTCATCTTAGTGAGTCCATTTATaatgtgaaaattattatatttttctgcCGTATAAATTCTAGTGTTCTATAAATAGTGGTTAAAATCTTAGAGGGTGTTTGGTGGGACGTAATAAGATGAGTTTGTGATATAATGTAATCTAAGTCCATATTATGGATGGAGTATTTTGTGTATAACCGTTTCTACCGTTTTCATACTTTAcgatcttatttttatttaatgttcgATTACTCATACTTCTCAACATGCAGTGTTATGattttaagtaattttgaTTACATTATGGCTCAATCAATTTGCACCATACATTttcctctatttatttttaaactaatcaTAAAGCTACACTTAACTGGTTTGAAAAGCCTCAGCACACccactaaatttaattacaaactaACCACCTatatctccttttttttttccattattaCTCAAAATCTACCATTCTCACTTTTCCACCtccatctttttaattttcccaCACTTTCCCATTATCCAAACACTCCTATTCTTCTTTCATATTCTCATATATAAACTCAAGCCCTAAGAGTTTtagtgagaaaaagaaaacgaagagatcaattaattaaaagaaaaaagattcaaTGAGTGGTTGTGGGAAGCTAGAAGTGATTCTTAGGGTTTTGGGATTTTTGTTGAGTTTGGTGGCAGCCATTGTCATGGGAGTTGACAAAGAAACAAAGGTTGTTCCTATTACTATCTCCTCCAATCTTCCTCCTTTTCCGATTGTCGTGGTTGCTAAGTGGCATTATGTATCTGCTTTTGTGTAAGTTTCTACCCGATTCATTTTAGAACCACTATTGAAAATACAACTCTTTTTTAcgctaataatttttttttttaaatattgattagCTTAATATATTTGAgcgattttgaatttaattgagTTGATTATTGCTTTTAATACTCTTTTAGAATGtatttggaataaaaaatattttttttctttttagattttagtttgtttgctATTATATGTACTATGGTTTACGAGGTgttttaaatatgttaaactacgtgtttttttctctcgaatttaaaatatgttcaaTAGATTTCTAAGATTTTTATTACGAGCtcgaattttaaaaatgttcaattAGATATACATTAAAATTTCATGTCAACTGAAAACCTTAAATTTTAAGCTTTGACGGGTGTACTATAActatacaaatttcaaaagctttGAATTTCGaactaaatttgtattttttaaactttagaaaACAAGTAAATTAACGAACCTCAAATTTCC of the Cucumis sativus cultivar 9930 chromosome 3, Cucumber_9930_V3, whole genome shotgun sequence genome contains:
- the LOC101218662 gene encoding CASP-like protein 1E2; this translates as MEVERRRGKMEEERKNEEMKKMGNDYDNYHKVEMVFRVLGFVLSFVAAIVVGLNNQTKVVPLAVSLNSPPLDYTFIAKWHYLSAFVYLLATNIIACSYSFLSLFLLLKNKSKDNILGLLIIVLDTVMVALLFSGSGAAGAVGVIAYQGNTHVQWNKVCDIYGRFCKQVAASTVLSLAGAVVFMSLVVLASVGLQKRPN